A window of the Sabethes cyaneus chromosome 1, idSabCyanKW18_F2, whole genome shotgun sequence genome harbors these coding sequences:
- the LOC128732971 gene encoding attractin, giving the protein MFQLFLCKWKHQHRECPLMLGSVLLQLFFALVLVQLCTLTAAGGGISGVTIGGTSHGGKCTEIRCMNGGSCRNGTCVCPDGWQGSECQFCGGKVRLTEPTGSIHDGLGNYSIGVKCSWLIDARDHNSIAEKLSPAGSGKPSVIRLHLEEFATECGWDHLYVYDGDSVESPLLAVFSGLMYRKNFSIRRIPEVFAHSGSALLHFFSDDAYNMSGFNISYQVNACPTVDTALNCSGHGVCVYGECKCDVGWSGPACSVARCPNDCSAHLGRGACNVIQQRCICTIGYDGNDCSQHRASQGVWTTISSEDTIGFAPPGSASHGAAVFRDTFYIIAGESYGKAKSLMYMYDFNGKVWETAHTDSKTTPDLRYGASTVMYGDKIFLYGGVVEGKGVCGELWAFDVSAKNWENITVKAEQCNETYAMCGPLKSAGHTATLISNFEGGKKGHSQRMVVIFGHSPQFGYLNTVQEYNFGTREWKIVKTKGYPVKGGYGHSAAYDPLRERIYVYGGIVSESDSTQLLSNKLYSYEPHSRVWTLEAAAPTARFLHTANFISPGLMIVFGGNTHNDTSHSFGAKCYSKDLMVYDILCDSWHVHHMPQDLRADLARFGHSAIVFEESLYIYGGFDGQMINDMLKYTPGNCRALNRSDQCLYARPGYKCIWDIQKSKCVPIQDVDKGALFSRDQINYEICPQESRLVMTRQALADYELCSQLSSCQSCVSTSYGCMFCGVGNGKGYCAKEKCPDVSYTYRADFYPTRKLKDCPENDEQVCTQLHGCHACSAYKFCHWDYEHSKCYYVANKTSEILNDALPCPPACSVLTTCGNCTQEECIWCQNEQRCVDKNAYTASFPYGQCREWTTGSNKCRAASSGKSQCGFYKTCAQCRDDPACGWCDDGSMTGLGKCHPGGDSGAHEEMDCHNARWHFTHCPSCQCNGHSTCPDSKTCKQPCKDPMVGQNCEKCKPGYWGNPVNGGTCQKCDCNGQAQYCHSETGKCFCSTKGLAGDHCEKCDATNHYHGDPSRGSCYYDLTIDYQFTFNLSKKEDRHFTQINFRNSPIKSDIDADFSITCSVAAKMNITIRTAGGPEKPLFSAVNCSTFRYRFSKAEHHFGIEDNVTLTTFYVYVYDFQPPLWIQIAFSQYPKLNLQQFFITFSTCFLLLLLMAAVLWKIKQRYDMFRRRQRLFVEMEQMASRPFSQVLVEIESKEYNELSPAVENITSAPRKRKKDSPSPIALEPCEGNRAAVLSLLVRLPTGGLQHSPPGQSAGLAVASALVTLGNPRRPSIEHPKEPKTKRKQSQHPDSCI; this is encoded by the exons ATGTTCCAGCTTTTCCTGTGCAAGTGGAAGCACCAGCACAGAGAATGTCCGCTGATGCTagggagtgttctactgcaacTTTTCTTTGCCCTTGTGCTAGTTCAATTGTGCACACTGACAGCCGCAGGTGGTGGCATTTCCGGAGTGACCATCGGTGGCACGTCCCATGGTGGAAAATGCACAGAGATTCGATGTATGAACGGTGGAAGCTGTCGGAACGGAACCTGCGTTTGCCCGGACGGTTGGCAGGGTAGCGAGTGCCAGTTTTGCGGTGGAAAAGTCAG ATTGACGGAACCGACCGGAAGTATCCACGACGGACTTGGCAACTATTCGATTGGGGTTAAGTGCAGCTGGCTAATAGATGCCCGTGATCACAACAGCATCGCTGAGAAACTGTCACCAGCAGGCAGTGGCAAACCGTCTGTGATTCGATTGCACTTGGAAGAGTTTGCAACCGAATGCGGTTGGGATCACCTGTATGTGTACGACGGGGACAGTGTCGAGTCGCCGCTGCTAGCCGTCTTTAGTGGGTTGATGTATCGTAAGAATTTTAGCATTCGAAGAATCCCAGAAGTGTTTGCCCATAGCGGGTCAGCACTGTTGCATTTTTTCAGTGATGACGCATATAATATGTCCGGTTTCAATATAAGCTATCAGGTTAATGCCTGCCCCACGGTTGATACGGCTCTGAACTGCTCGGGTCACGGAGTGTGTGTATACGGGGAATGTAAATGCGACGTTGGCTGGAGTGGTCCAGCTTGCAGTGTAGCTCGGTGTCCGAATGACTGTTCGGCCCACTTAGGACGAGGTGCTTGTAATGTTATCCAGCAAAGGTGCATTTGCACGATTGGCTACGATGGAAATGATTGTTCACAACATCGGGCATCGCAAGGAGTTTGGACAACAATCAGCTCGGAGGACACGATTGGATTTGCGCCACCAGGAAGTGCTTCACATGGTGCTGCTGTCTTTCGAGATACGTTCTATATCATTGCTGGAGAAAGCTACGGTAAAGCAAAATCCCTGATGTACATGTATGATTTCAACGGAAAGGTGTGGGAAACGGCTCATACGGATTCCAAAACGACACCGGATTTGCGATATGGCGCTTCAACGGTTATGTATGGAGATAAAATTTTTCTTTATGGGGGAGTGGTCGAAGGTAAAGGAGTTTGTGGTGAACTTTGGGCTTTCGATGTAAGTGCCAAAAATTGGGAGAATATAACGGTGAAAGCAGAACAGTGTAATGAAACTTATGCTATGTGCGGGCCACTGAAATCCGCTGGACATACGGCTACTTTAATATCCAATTTTGAAGGAGGGAAGAAAGGTCATTCCCAAAGAATGGTGGTTATTTTTGGACATTCTCCACAGTTCGGATACTTGAACACGGTGCAAGAGTACAATTTCGGTACGCGGGAATGGAAAATTGTCAAAACTAAAGGATACCCAGTGAAAGGTGGTTATGGACATTCAGCGGCTTATGACCCGTTGCGAGAACGGATATACGTTTATGGAGGAATAGTCTCTGAAAGTGATAGCACACAGCTGTTAAGTAACAAACTCTATAGCTATGAACCTCATAGTCGTGTGTGGACATTGGAGGCGGCAGCCCCAACTGCTAGATTTCTGCACACAGCCAACTTCATAAGTCCTGGTCTGATGATTGTTTTCGGTGGCAATACACACAATGACACTTCTCATAGTTTCGGTGCCAAATGCTACAGCAAAGATCTCATGGTGTATGATATTTTGTGTGATTCCTGGCATGTTCATCACATGCCACAGGACCTGCGTGCCGATTTGGCTCGATTTGGGCATTCTGCAATTGTCTTTGAAGAATCACTTTATATTTATGGAGGTTTTGATGGGCAGATGATCAACGACATGCTAAAGTATACGCCAGGCAATTGTCGGGCACTGAATAGGTCAGATCAGTGTCTATACGCTCGTCCGGGTTACAAATGTATCTGGGATATTCAGAAAAGTAAGTGTGTTCCAATTCAAGATGTTGATAAAGGAGCATTATTCAGCAGAGATCAGATAAACTATGAAATATGTCCGCAAGAAAGTAGACTTGTCATGACTCGGCAAGCGTTGGCGGATTATGAATTGTGTAGTCAGTTGAGCAGTTGTCAAAGTTGCGTGTCAACTTCCTACGGTTGCATGTTTTGTGGAGTTGGCAATGGAAAAGGTTACTGCGCAAAAGAGAAATGTCCGGATGTGTCTTACACTTATCGAGCAGATTTCTATCCGACACGAAAGTTGAAAGATTGTCCAGAAAATGATGAGCAAGTTTGCACACAATTGCATGGATGTCATGCTTGTTCGGCATATAAATTTTGCCATTGGGATTACGAACACAGCAAGTGTTATTACGTTGCGAATAAGACCAGTGAGATTCTAAACGACGCACTCCCCTGTCCTCCTGCATGTTCGGTTTTGACGACCTGTGGTAATTGTACGCAAGAGGAATGCATTTGGTGTCAGAATGAACAGCGATGTGTAGATAAAAACGCGTACACTGCAAGCTTTCCATATGGGCAGTGTCGAGAATGGACGACTGGCTCTAATAAATGCCGTGCCGCAAGCTCTGGCAAAAGTCAATGTGGTTTCTATAAAACATGTGCTCAATGTCGAGATGATCCAGCCTGTGGCTGGTGTGACGATGGTTCTATGACTGGTTTAGGAAAATGTCACCCTGGGGGTGATAGTGGCGCACATGAAGAAATGGATTGCCATAATGCCAGATGGCACTTTACGCATTGCCCCAGTTGCCAGTGTAACGGCCATAGCACATGTCCGGActcaaaaacatgtaaacagcCTTGTAAAGATCCGATGGTTGGGCAGAATTGTGAAAAGTGTAAACCAGGATATTGGGGAAACCCGGTGAATGGTGGCACCTGTCAAAAGTGCGACTGTAATGGACAGGCACAGTATTGTCACAGTGAAACTGGAAAATGCTTCTGCAGTACCAAAGGTCTAGCAGGGGACCATTGCGAAAAATGTGATGCTACTAATCACTACCACGGCGACCCTAGTCGAGGATCATGCTATTACGATCTCACCATAGACTATCAGTTTACGTTTAATCTTTCTAAGAAAGAAGACCGTCATTTTACTCAGATAAACTTCCGCAATTCTCCGATCAAATCAGATATCGATGCTGATTTCAGCATTACCTGTTCCGTGGCCGCCAAAATGAACATAACAATACGGACGGCAGGAGGTCCGGAGAAACCGCTCTTTTCCGCtgtcaactgttcgacttttcGCTATCGATTCTCCAAAGCAGAGCACCATTTCGGCATCGAAGACAATGTTACACTAACTACATTTTATGTGTACGTGTATGACTTCCAGCCGCCGCTTTGGATCCAAATTGCTTTTTCGCAATACCCCAAGCTAAATCTGCAACAGTTTTTCATCACATTCTCAAC GTGCTTCCTGCTGTTACTTCTAATGGCTGCTGTCCTATGGAAAATCAAGCAACGCTACGATATGTTCCGTCGGCGACAACGGCTGTTTGTCGAAATGGAGCAAATGGCATCACGGCCATTTTCTCAG GTTCTGGTGGAAATCGAAAGCAAAGAATATAACGAGCTGTCACCGGCAGTCGAGAATATTACCAGTGCTCCAAGAAAGCGAAAAAAG GACTCCCCTAGCCCTATTGCATTGGAGCCCTGTGAGGGTAATAGGGCAGCAGTACTATCGCTTCTAGTCCGGCTGCCAACGG GTGGCCTTCAACATTCTCCTCCTGGTCAATCGGCAGGTCTAGCCGTAGCAAGTGCATTAGTAACGTTAGGTAATCCGCGACGACCGTCGATAGAACACCCGAAGGAACCGAAGACTAAACGTAAGCAGAGCCAACATCCCGACAGTTGTATATAA
- the LOC128742473 gene encoding trans-Golgi network integral membrane protein 1-like, protein MWFSKDVHRILIAVVLVLAVSLPLVVQSASIGNNQATPGTILGNKTEIKVAIADRAYLQDKTKFKFLQSCEGNVAIDNQLICQLYMDLTTTLAEREEIRVSVIEKMLSEKQESTICGNLSDIIQKINDLDANTDFASEPEQNKRKRLANKGICMLSCTRMVNETDVEVKPICRMLLWGFQQLLSSEIKLSESTNDSPVKLEQEEKQHEEQEEKQHDDLKKTVNDTIKSGIHGQNVNSIPLNMNETNREVSNKDVNAQKANPTGKSLPSLEASKVTPSNDETQEDDQMDSMEDEKDKENNENIVNETLDTQRREDDIGDDPTEDQNNEFGDDPVNEPQPQPQQPKPLPGSNDNNLDEVQLEEIHEDPFFEESDSNFFSYFLLLMFACIACYVAYHNKTKLIALLLEGRRTNSSRGGFSKGRKHTAAYRKLDSNLEEAITSSAATNSRSPSQIIY, encoded by the exons ATGTGGTTCTCGAAAGATGTTCACAGAATACTGATTGCCGTAGTGCTGGTTCTGGCGGTTAGCTTGCCGCTGGTTGTGCAATCGGCCTCTATAGGAAATAACCAGGCTACTCCAGGAACGATCCTAGGGAACAAAACAGAGATCAAGGTTGCTATTGCCGACCGGGCATATTTACAGGATAAAACCAAGTTCAAGTTTTTGCAATCATGTGAAGGAAATGTTGCAATAGATAATCAATTGATATGTCAACTGTATATGGATCTTACTACGACACTAGCTGAACGAGAAGAAATACGAGTTTCCGTAATCGAAAAAATGCTGTCGGAAAAACAAGAATCAACCATTTGCGGCAATCTCTCCGATATAATCCAAAAGATCAATGATCTAGATGCAAACACAGATTTTGCAAGCGAGCCAGAacagaacaaacgaaaacgaCTGGCAAATAAGGGAATTTGTATGCTATCATGTACCAGGATGGTAAATGAAACCGACGTAGAAGTGAAACCGATTTGCCGAATGTTGCTGTGGGGTTTCCAGCAGCTGTTATCCTCGGAGATAAAACTTTCAGAGAGTACAAACGATAGTCCAGTGAAGTTGGAACAAGAGGAGAAACAACACGAGGAACAAGAGGAGAAACAACACGACGACTTGAAGAAAACTGTGAATG ATACCATCAAAAGTGGAATTCATGGCCAAAATGTAAATAGTATTCCACTTAACATGAATGAAACTAATAGAGAAGTGTCCAATAAGGACGTGAACGCGCAAAAAGCAAATCCTACCGGTAAATCCCTGCCTTCGTTAGAGGCATCGAAGGTTACTCCATCGAACGATGAGACGCAGGAGGATGATCAGATGGATAGCATGGAGGACGAAAAAGACAAGGAGaataatgaaaatatagtaaACGAAACGCTCGACACGCAAAGAAGAGAAGATGACATTGGTGATGACCCAACCGAAGACCAGAATAACGAATTTGGAGATGATCCTGTAAATGAGCCCCAACCACAGCCGCAACAACCGAAGCCGCTGCCTGGATCGAATGACAACAATCTGGATGAAGTCCAATTGGAAGAGATTCACGAGGATCCATTTTTCGAAGAAAGTGATTCGAACttcttttcatattttttgcttCTTATGTTTGCTTGTATTGCTTGCTACGTTGCGtatcacaacaaaacaaaacttatTGCCCTGCTACTGGAAGGCCGAAGAACTAATTCCAGCCGAGGAGGGTTCAGCAAAGGGCGTAAGCACACAGCGGCTTATCGAAAACTGGATTCAAATCTTGAAGAAGCGATTACGTCTAGTGCGGCGACAAACAGTCGCTCGCCATCGCAGATCATCTATTAG